Below is a genomic region from Escherichia ruysiae.
TATGCGGCCACGGTTTATCCAGCCCAGGGAAGAAGTTGTGCCCCGGCACCATCAGCACGCCGCGCGCTTTCAGGCGCTGGTAAAGCTGCTCGGTGGTAATTGGCAAATCCTTAAACCATAGCCAGAGGAAAATGGCTCCTTCGGGTTTATGAATCAGGCAGCGATCTTCTGGTAAATAGCGGCGAATGATGGCGATAGTTTCCTGAACACGCTGGTAGTAGAACGGCTTGATGACCGTTTCTGACAGGCGCAGCAGATCGTTACGCTTAATCATTTCACACATCATCGCCGGACCAATACCGCCAGGCGCCAGGCTGATAATGCCGTTCATATTCGTGATGGCGGTGATGATTTTTTCATTGGCGATGATAATGCCGCAGCGGGAGCCTGGTAGACCCAGCTTGGAAAGACTCATGCACAGTACGATATTCGGATTCCACAGCGGGCGCGCTTCGCTGAAGATGATACCCGGGAACGGGACGCCATAAGCGTTATCAATCACCAGCGGAATGCCGTGTTGATTCGCCAGCGCATCCAGCTTCAGCAACTCTTCGTCAGTAATCACATTGCCTGTTGGGTTCGTTGGACGGGAGACGCAAATCATCCCGGTCTCTTCGCCAATATGCAGATGTTCAAAATCGACGTGGTATTTAAACTGGCCTTCTGGCAGCAGTTCAATATTTGGACGCGCAGAGACGAAAAGATCTTCTTCCAGTCCGGCGTCAGCGTAGCCAATGTATTCTGGTGCCAGCGGGAACAGCACTTTTTTGACCCGACCATCGGCGCGGCGTCCGGCAAACAGATTAAATAAGTAGAAAAACGCGCTCTGGCTGCCGTTTGTTAGTGCAATATTCTGTGGTTCGATATCCCAACCCAGCTTCTCGCGTAGCATTTCGGCAAGTAGTGTGAGTAGCTCCGTTTTCCCCTGCGGGCCGTCGTAATTACACAGCGCATCAGTGGCTTTGCCGCTTTCCAGCATGTCGGTCAGCAGCGTCTGGAAGTAGTCCTGCATTTCCGGGATCTGCGCCGGATTGCCGCCGCCGAGCATAATCGCGCCGGGCGTGCGTAAGCCGTCGTTCAGATCTTCCATCAGCAGCGTAATGCCGGAGTGGCGGGTAAATTTGTCACCAAAAAGGGAGAATGTCATAGCGGGATATCTGTCGAACTCTGTAGCAAGGAAAGTAACAATAACGCTACATTTGCTGGGGTGCAAATCGGGTTGCTGCAAGAGGATTGGCGTATCATGCTAAGGTTTATGATATGTCTGGTCTTTTATACTGGAATACGGCTTCCCGACATACTGCAAGTGGGAAGCCGGAAAAGTTACTGTTGCCCCGCCCAGACAACCATCACTTTATCATTGCCATGTTCACGGACAAATCCATAACCTTGTTTCAGTGGCAATGTGGTCTGCTTACCCGCGCCAATCGCTGGATGGCGGGCGCGGAACTGACCGAGGCGTTGCCAGTGCGCAACGCTGGCGGCAGATTTACCGCTAACATCCTGCCAGTTCATATCCGAGCGTGTGCCTTGCAGCGGATCTGAGCCGGTGGCTCCGAACGGACGCGAGGATTCATCACCGTAAAAGATTTGTACCGCGCCTGGCGCTAATAATAATAACTCTGCTGCTTTGTCGCCTCCTTCGCGGAACAGGCGGGTATCATGCGAGGAGAGATAGCTCAACACGTTGAAATCCTGCAATTTATCTGCCATTTGCTGCCAGGTGGTATCCATCTGCGCCAGACAATCGACGGCTTTCGCCGCCTGTTCCTGATAATCGAAGTTGATCATCGCATCGAAGCCGTGGCGATAGTAGTCACTTTGCATCACGCCATGACCCCAGGCTTCGCCGGTCATCCAGAAAGGTTTACCATCTAACGCTTTATCGGGATTCGCTTTTTTCCATTCGCTAAGTGCGGCGCTGGCCTGAGTTTTCAGTTGCTGCCAGGCGGGCAACTCAACATGTTTGGCGGTGTCGACCCGAAAACCATCAATCCCGTAGTCGCGAACCCACTGGCTTAACCAGTGAGTTAAATAATCGCGCGGCGTATAGCCATCGATGGCTTTAGCGTGGGTATCCGGTTTGTTTTTATAGAACACCGGCAGACCTGAAGCGGTGGTAGATTCGGTCTTTATATCCGGTAAAAAGGCCAGCGACATGGTGAGATCGTCGAATCCAGGATTGTCGTAATCTCCAATATCCGTTCTGACCCAGTTTTTCCCCCACCATTTATCCCACCCTGTTTTGTCGCTGAAATTAATGTAATCGTTAAAACTATGCCAGGTTTGCCCGGCGGCGGGTTTCCAGTCGCTCCAGCGGTCACCCAGCGTTTTTTTCAGCTCATCACCAGAAATATATAACGCGCCAAACTGATACTCCTGCATATCCGCCAGCGTGGCATAACCGGTATGGTTCATCACCACATCAAAGAGAATACGAATACCGCGCTGGTGCGCGCTATCAACCAGCGTCCGTAGATCGGCTTCGTTGCCCATATTTGCATCAAGATTCGTCCAGTCCTGTGTGTAATAACCGTGGTAGGCATAATGCGGGAAATCGCCTTTTGTACCACCGCCTACCCAGCCGTGAATTTGCTCAAATGGGGCGCTGATCCATAGGGCATTGACGCCGAGCTGCTGGAGATAATCCAGTTTGTTGGTCAGGCCGCGTAAATCGCCGCCGTGAAAAGTGCCAATTTCCGCCATACCGTCTTTATGACGACCGTAGCTCTGGTCATTGCTGAGATCGCCGTTTTCGAAACGGTCTGTCAGCACAAAGTAAACGGTGGCGTTATGCCAGTCGAAAGGGGCAGAGGTGCCAGTTTCTGCCCGTTCCAGCAGTAGCAAGCCGTTACTGGTGGCGGCAGGTTGTAACGTTATTTGACCGTTTTTCACCGTCGCGATTTGTTGGCTGTAATAATCACGGATTGCCGCACCTTCCGGGAAAGTGGCACTGACATCAAGCGTAAGTGGTCGTCCATCCCATTTCGGGCATTCACGGATTGGGGTTGCTACTGGTTCGGCGGTGTTTTGGATCGAAATCATCAACGTTGGCGTGCCGGAGCGGGTGTCGATTTGCAGCTTATATTCGCCAGCTCTGAACAATCGCCATTGTGGCGGTGTGTTATCGCAAGGTTGCAGGGAAAGCATCTGATTGAGTTTTATCGCATTCACTGGTTGCCAGCACTGTTGGTCAAAATTTAGCGTTAGTGGACGCGTACTTTTAGCCAGCTTAGCGTGGCTGACAAATGTTCCTGTCCCCTGTTCGGTAAAGATGGGGAACCCCTGCGAAGTCCAGTTGGCGGCAACGGCAAAGCCGGGAAGGAGTGTCAGAAAACAGGCGGAAAGTTTCATGGCGGGTGAGTCCTTATTGCTGCGATTTAAGACAGTTTGCCAGCGAATAGCCAGACAAAGCTCATCCCTGAATAGTAAGTCCACAGGATGAGAAGCAGGGGTGAGCGATCGCGCGCAAAAAACGGCTGAATTTTGCGATAAAATCCACATTTTCTGCGATCTTGCACCAATCTGAACCATTACCACGTGACATAGTTTCAGATTTGGACTATTCCTTGGGGTGCGCTTGACCGCTATTTTTGATATGATTTGAGATTCAACTCTCAAATTTGGGAAAAATATTACTCTAAATCATTCGAGTTGCAGGACAAAACACCAATGGCGTTTTGAACAGCGTTTACGCAGTACAGGCAACTTGAAGTATGACGAGTATAAGGTGTTTGAATGATTAAATCCGATCAGGAGACCTGATGATTTTGACTCCCATACGACGATATGGGGCGATGATTCTTATGTTACTCACTCTGGTGTTTTCGAGTGAGGTGTTAGCGAAGACGCACACGACAACAACGAGTCAAAAGTCCCACTTAACTAAAGCTAGTAATAAACAGGTAAGCAGTAAACAAGAGTATTCTCGCAATAGTGCAAAGAGCAGTTCACTTCCTGATTTGCGAAAATACCCTTCCGGAACACCAAGAAAAAAAGCGTTTCTCCGGACTGTAATGCCCTATATTACCAGCCAAAATGCTGCCATTACGGCGGAACGTAACTGGCTGATTTCAAAACAGTACCAGGGGCAATGGTCGCCTTCAGAGCGTGCACGTCTACAAGACATTGCCAAACGCTATAAGGTGAAGTGGTCCGGTAATACGCGAAAAATCCCGTGGAATACGCTACTCGAACGCGTAGACATTATCCCGACCAGTATGGTAGCGACGATGGCTGCCGCAGAAAGCGGTTGGGGAACGTCGAAGCTGGCGCGTAGTAACAACAACCTGTTCGGCATGAAGTGCATGAAAGGGCGTTGTACCAATGCGCCGGGTAAAGTGAAGGGGTACTCTCAGTTCAGTTCTGTAAAAGAATCGGTGAGCGCCTATGTCACTAACCTGAATACGCATCCGGCTTACGCTTCTTTCCGCAAATCACGTGCACAATTGCGTAAAGCGGATCAGGAAGTTACCGCCACAGCGATGATTCATAAGCTGAAAGGTTATTCCACGAAAGGGCAGAGCTATAACAACTACCTGTTCGCGATGTACCAGGATAACCAGCGGTTAATTGCCGCGCATATGTAATTGCATTCCCTTGAGCCTTATCCGGCTTGTTGGTCGGATAGGGCTTTTGCTCGCATCAGGTGGTTGTGCTGAATTGCCTGATGCGACGCTGGCGCGTCTTATCATGCCTGGCGGGTAGGTCGGATAAGGCGTTCACGCCGCATCCGACAACCACGAAATGTTGCCAGGCGGATTTTCCCCTTCCGCTACAGCATTACCTCGCTATTTACATCGCGATACTCTTTTGGTGTCGTGTCATACGCTTTTTTAAAAACAGAGTAGAAGTATTGCAGCGATGGATAACCGCACATTTGCGATATCTCATTGATCGACAAGGTAGTAGAAATCAGCAGGCTGCGCGCTTTCTCCAGCTTCTCGGCATGAATCATGGCGTGAATAGTTTCACCCACTTCTTCTTTAAACCGTTTCTCAAGATTAGATCGCGATATGCCCACCGCATCCAGAACCTGATCCACTTTAATTCCTTTGCAGGCATGATTGCGGATGTAATGCATGGCCTGAATAACGGCGGGATCGGTCAGCGAACGGTAATCCGTTGAACGCCGTTCGATGACACGGACTGGCGGAACCAAAATCCGCTGCAACGGCATCTCTTCTTTATCTAATAAGCGATGCAAAAGTTTTGCCGCCTGATAGCCCATTTGTCGGGCGCCCTGGGCGACAGAAGAGAGGGCGACACGCGAAAGATAGCGGGTCAATTCTTCGTTATCTATGCCAATCACGCATAATTTTTCCGGTACGGGGATGTGCAGATGCTCGCATACTTGCAGAATATGCCGCGCCCGGGCGTCAGTGACGGCAATAATTCCTGTTTGCGGTGGCAGCGTTTGCAGCCAGTCTGCCAGCCGATTTTGCGCGTGTTGCCAGTTCTCTGGTGCGGTTTCCAGCCCCTGATAA
It encodes:
- the avtA gene encoding valine--pyruvate transaminase, with translation MTFSLFGDKFTRHSGITLLMEDLNDGLRTPGAIMLGGGNPAQIPEMQDYFQTLLTDMLESGKATDALCNYDGPQGKTELLTLLAEMLREKLGWDIEPQNIALTNGSQSAFFYLFNLFAGRRADGRVKKVLFPLAPEYIGYADAGLEEDLFVSARPNIELLPEGQFKYHVDFEHLHIGEETGMICVSRPTNPTGNVITDEELLKLDALANQHGIPLVIDNAYGVPFPGIIFSEARPLWNPNIVLCMSLSKLGLPGSRCGIIIANEKIITAITNMNGIISLAPGGIGPAMMCEMIKRNDLLRLSETVIKPFYYQRVQETIAIIRRYLPEDRCLIHKPEGAIFLWLWFKDLPITTEQLYQRLKARGVLMVPGHNFFPGLDKPWPHTHQCMRMNYVPEPEKIEAGVKILAEEIERAWTESH
- the malS gene encoding alpha-amylase; translated protein: MKLSACFLTLLPGFAVAANWTSQGFPIFTEQGTGTFVSHAKLAKSTRPLTLNFDQQCWQPVNAIKLNQMLSLQPCDNTPPQWRLFRAGEYKLQIDTRSGTPTLMISIQNTAEPVATPIRECPKWDGRPLTLDVSATFPEGAAIRDYYSQQIATVKNGQITLQPAATSNGLLLLERAETGTSAPFDWHNATVYFVLTDRFENGDLSNDQSYGRHKDGMAEIGTFHGGDLRGLTNKLDYLQQLGVNALWISAPFEQIHGWVGGGTKGDFPHYAYHGYYTQDWTNLDANMGNEADLRTLVDSAHQRGIRILFDVVMNHTGYATLADMQEYQFGALYISGDELKKTLGDRWSDWKPAAGQTWHSFNDYINFSDKTGWDKWWGKNWVRTDIGDYDNPGFDDLTMSLAFLPDIKTESTTASGLPVFYKNKPDTHAKAIDGYTPRDYLTHWLSQWVRDYGIDGFRVDTAKHVELPAWQQLKTQASAALSEWKKANPDKALDGKPFWMTGEAWGHGVMQSDYYRHGFDAMINFDYQEQAAKAVDCLAQMDTTWQQMADKLQDFNVLSYLSSHDTRLFREGGDKAAELLLLAPGAVQIFYGDESSRPFGATGSDPLQGTRSDMNWQDVSGKSAASVAHWQRLGQFRARHPAIGAGKQTTLPLKQGYGFVREHGNDKVMVVWAGQQ
- a CDS encoding protein bax — encoded protein: MILTPIRRYGAMILMLLTLVFSSEVLAKTHTTTTSQKSHLTKASNKQVSSKQEYSRNSAKSSSLPDLRKYPSGTPRKKAFLRTVMPYITSQNAAITAERNWLISKQYQGQWSPSERARLQDIAKRYKVKWSGNTRKIPWNTLLERVDIIPTSMVATMAAAESGWGTSKLARSNNNLFGMKCMKGRCTNAPGKVKGYSQFSSVKESVSAYVTNLNTHPAYASFRKSRAQLRKADQEVTATAMIHKLKGYSTKGQSYNNYLFAMYQDNQRLIAAHM
- the xylR gene encoding D-xylose utilization transcriptional activator XylR (D-xylose enhances binding of XylR to the xyl promoter and activates transcription.) — encoded protein: MFTKRHRITLLFNANKAYDRQVVEGVGEYLQASQSEWDIFIEEDFRARIDKIKDWLGDGVIADFDDKQIEQALADVNVPIVGVGGSYHLAESSPPVHYIATDNYALVESAFLHLKEKGVNRFAFYGLPEPSGKRWAAEREYAFRQLVAEEKYRGVVYQGLETAPENWQHAQNRLADWLQTLPPQTGIIAVTDARARHILQVCEHLHIPVPEKLCVIGIDNEELTRYLSRVALSSVAQGARQMGYQAAKLLHRLLDKEEMPLQRILVPPVRVIERRSTDYRSLTDPAVIQAMHYIRNHACKGIKVDQVLDAVGISRSNLEKRFKEEVGETIHAMIHAEKLEKARSLLISTTLSINEISQMCGYPSLQYFYSVFKKAYDTTPKEYRDVNSEVML